In Saccharothrix violaceirubra, the following are encoded in one genomic region:
- a CDS encoding DUF4333 domain-containing protein, with the protein MTSPYGPSGGNDPQQQWGQQPYPGGYPGTPSGGFPAQQPGYGQPDPNAQQQAQWGQQQPGYPQPQQFPGGYDPNQQQNPYGQPDPNAQQQWGQQPGQYGQQQNPYGQQNPYGQQGYGQQPPRKKSGAVVWVIVALVVLVVAAFGITGFVTPGFLKTKVFDNVSVQNGVVQILKDDYKLSDVEGATCPADREVKPNTTFECTVKVGGTQKKVKITVKTEDGEYEVGQPAG; encoded by the coding sequence ATGACCAGTCCGTACGGACCGTCCGGAGGGAACGACCCGCAGCAGCAGTGGGGCCAGCAGCCCTACCCCGGCGGGTACCCCGGCACTCCGTCGGGTGGTTTCCCCGCTCAGCAGCCCGGCTACGGGCAGCCCGACCCCAATGCCCAGCAGCAGGCGCAGTGGGGTCAGCAGCAGCCGGGGTACCCGCAGCCACAGCAGTTCCCGGGCGGCTACGACCCGAACCAGCAGCAGAACCCGTACGGGCAGCCCGATCCCAACGCGCAGCAGCAGTGGGGTCAGCAGCCGGGCCAGTACGGGCAGCAGCAGAACCCGTACGGCCAGCAGAATCCCTATGGTCAGCAGGGGTACGGGCAGCAGCCGCCGCGCAAGAAGTCCGGCGCCGTGGTGTGGGTGATCGTGGCGCTGGTGGTGTTGGTGGTGGCCGCGTTCGGCATCACCGGGTTCGTGACGCCGGGCTTCCTGAAGACGAAGGTGTTCGACAACGTCTCGGTGCAGAACGGTGTCGTCCAGATCCTGAAGGACGACTACAAGCTGTCGGACGTGGAGGGCGCGACGTGCCCGGCCGACCGTGAGGTGAAGCCGAACACCACGTTCGAGTGCACCGTGAAGGTCGGCGGCACGCAGAAGAAGGTGAAGATCACCGTCAAGACCGAGGACGGCGAGTACGAGGTCGGTCAGCCGGCCGGCTGA
- a CDS encoding diacylglycerol/lipid kinase family protein → MTHAALLVCPTSGSGRARRLAGTVADRLRTAVDRLDPHVASSAEGTAALARRVVAEGVDVLVVLGGDGGAHLAVQACAGTATALAVVPAGTGDDLARTLGVRSVEDVVTALRAGARRPFDLGRLDDGRWFATVLCAGFDSAVNERANAMRWPAGPRRYDLAILAELARPRPARLVVETGDRTLELEALSVAVGNTAHYGGGIPVCPDARADDGLFDVTVVSAVPRRTLLRVLPTLRSGRHVDHPAVRTLRAAAVRLAGPDWTGYADGERLHRLPLGTTCVPGALSIVGSIPSV, encoded by the coding sequence ATGACGCACGCGGCACTGCTGGTCTGCCCGACGTCCGGCAGCGGTCGTGCGCGGCGGCTCGCCGGCACGGTCGCGGACCGGCTGCGCACCGCCGTGGACCGGCTCGACCCGCACGTGGCGTCGTCGGCCGAGGGCACCGCCGCACTCGCCCGCCGGGTGGTCGCCGAAGGCGTGGACGTGCTCGTGGTGCTCGGTGGCGACGGTGGCGCGCATCTGGCCGTGCAGGCGTGTGCGGGCACGGCGACGGCGTTGGCCGTGGTCCCGGCGGGCACCGGCGACGACCTGGCGCGGACGTTGGGGGTGCGGTCGGTCGAGGACGTGGTCACGGCCCTGCGCGCGGGTGCGCGACGCCCGTTCGACCTCGGCCGCCTCGACGACGGCCGGTGGTTCGCCACGGTCCTGTGCGCGGGTTTCGACTCGGCGGTCAACGAGCGGGCCAACGCGATGCGGTGGCCCGCCGGTCCGCGCCGCTACGACCTGGCGATCCTCGCCGAACTGGCCCGGCCGCGGCCGGCGCGGCTGGTCGTGGAGACGGGGGACCGGACCCTGGAGCTGGAGGCGTTGTCGGTCGCGGTGGGCAACACGGCGCACTACGGCGGCGGCATCCCGGTGTGCCCGGACGCGCGGGCCGACGACGGCCTGTTCGACGTGACCGTGGTGTCGGCCGTGCCGCGACGCACCCTGCTGCGGGTGCTGCCGACGTTGCGCTCGGGCCGGCACGTCGACCACCCGGCGGTGCGGACGCTGCGGGCCGCGGCCGTGCGCCTGGCGGGTCCGGACTGGACCGGCTACGCCGACGGCGAGCGCCTGCACCGGCTGCCGCTCGGCACGACGTGCGTGCCGGGTGCGTTGAGCATAGTCGGCTCTATTCCTTCAGTGTAG
- the tatC gene encoding twin-arginine translocase subunit TatC, which translates to MGTSPSRWSQRRERRKLTSRRGNPDGTMSLKEHLYELRRRLGIALAIIAVGAVFGFFWWGWHIFGLPSLGDVVIAPYCGIPESDRFSQGSCQLLQTKVFEGFMIQLKVGAAAGMAITAPLWLYQVWRFIAPGLYAKERRFALTFVGAASVLFVLGAALAFYIVPQGLVVLVGFGDSQFLTALSGGDYIDFVLALLLIFGVSFELPLIVVMLNQVGVVSYEKLAKWRRGIVFALFIFAAIATPGTDPISMVALAVALTLLFELAIQVARVHDRRAARRRKAEGLDDLDDDEAAPFDYTPTQIEEPEPPITPTQPRERVRYDDAT; encoded by the coding sequence GTGGGGACAAGTCCGTCCCGGTGGTCGCAACGCCGGGAGCGCCGCAAGCTGACAAGCCGTCGGGGCAACCCCGACGGCACCATGTCGCTCAAGGAACACCTGTACGAACTGCGCCGCCGGCTCGGGATCGCGCTGGCGATCATCGCGGTCGGCGCGGTGTTCGGGTTCTTCTGGTGGGGCTGGCACATCTTCGGCCTGCCCAGCCTCGGCGACGTGGTCATCGCGCCGTACTGCGGCATCCCGGAGTCCGACCGGTTCAGCCAGGGGTCCTGCCAGCTCTTGCAGACCAAGGTCTTCGAGGGCTTCATGATCCAGCTCAAGGTCGGTGCCGCCGCGGGCATGGCGATCACCGCGCCCCTGTGGCTCTACCAGGTGTGGCGCTTCATCGCGCCGGGTCTGTACGCCAAGGAGCGGCGGTTCGCGCTGACCTTCGTCGGCGCGGCGTCCGTGCTGTTCGTGCTCGGCGCGGCCCTGGCGTTCTACATCGTGCCGCAGGGCCTGGTGGTGCTGGTCGGGTTCGGCGACAGCCAGTTCCTCACGGCGCTGTCCGGCGGCGACTACATCGACTTCGTGCTCGCGCTGCTGCTGATCTTCGGCGTGAGCTTCGAGCTGCCGCTGATCGTGGTGATGCTCAACCAGGTCGGCGTCGTCAGCTACGAGAAACTGGCCAAGTGGCGGCGCGGCATCGTGTTCGCGCTGTTCATCTTCGCGGCGATCGCGACGCCGGGCACCGACCCGATCTCGATGGTGGCGCTGGCGGTGGCGTTGACGCTGCTGTTCGAGCTGGCCATCCAGGTCGCGCGGGTGCACGACAGGCGCGCGGCCCGGCGGCGCAAGGCCGAGGGGCTCGACGACCTCGACGACGACGAGGCCGCGCCGTTCGACTACACGCCGACGCAGATCGAGGAGCCCGAGCCGCCGATCACGCCCACGCAGCCGCGTGAGCGCGTGCGCTACGACGACGCCACGTAA
- a CDS encoding helix-turn-helix transcriptional regulator, translating to MATARAERLVNLVLCLLSTRQYLTAERIRSIVPGYAEAASDDAFFRMFERDKTELRDLGVPLEVGRSDVFDGIDGYRIARRDYELGDIDLEPDEAAAVALAARLWDSPQLTGAVHGALLKLRAAGVDVDQDVRVPVEPKVRATEPAFPPLLAAVQQGRVVEFDYRRPVPAEVRTRTVEPWGVVAWRGRWYLVAHDRDRAAPRCFRLSRIVGDVRPVGKAGVVRRPDDVDLLGFVATNIRQADPTPATARLWVAEGRAHGLRRRAKHVGRREFDGEWGDLLEIALRFPDSAASWIAGFGADVVVLEPELLAKTVREKLLGAVRGAGVRA from the coding sequence GTGGCCACCGCACGTGCCGAGCGGCTCGTCAACCTGGTGCTGTGCCTGCTGTCGACCCGCCAGTACCTGACCGCCGAACGCATCCGCAGCATCGTCCCCGGCTATGCCGAGGCGGCGTCCGACGACGCCTTCTTCCGCATGTTCGAGCGCGACAAGACAGAACTGCGCGACCTCGGCGTGCCGCTGGAGGTCGGGAGGTCGGACGTCTTCGACGGCATCGACGGGTACCGGATCGCGCGCCGCGACTACGAACTCGGCGACATCGACCTCGAACCGGACGAGGCCGCGGCCGTGGCGCTGGCCGCGCGGCTGTGGGACTCGCCGCAGCTCACCGGCGCCGTGCACGGCGCGTTGCTCAAGCTGCGGGCCGCGGGCGTCGACGTGGACCAGGACGTGCGCGTCCCGGTCGAGCCCAAGGTCCGGGCCACCGAGCCCGCGTTCCCGCCGCTGCTCGCCGCCGTGCAGCAGGGCCGGGTCGTCGAGTTCGACTACCGCCGGCCGGTGCCCGCGGAGGTGCGGACCCGGACCGTCGAGCCGTGGGGCGTCGTGGCGTGGCGTGGCCGCTGGTACCTGGTCGCCCACGACCGGGACCGCGCCGCGCCGCGCTGCTTCCGGCTGTCGCGGATCGTCGGCGACGTGCGGCCGGTCGGCAAGGCCGGGGTGGTGCGCCGACCCGACGACGTCGACCTGCTCGGCTTCGTGGCGACCAACATCCGCCAGGCCGACCCCACGCCCGCCACCGCGCGGTTGTGGGTGGCCGAGGGCCGGGCGCACGGTCTGCGCCGGCGGGCCAAGCACGTCGGGCGGCGGGAGTTCGACGGGGAGTGGGGCGACCTGCTGGAGATCGCGCTGCGGTTCCCGGACTCGGCCGCGTCCTGGATCGCGGGCTTCGGCGCGGACGTCGTCGTCCTCGAACCCGAACTGCTGGCCAAGACCGTCCGGGAGAAGCTGCTCGGCGCGGTGCGCGGTGCGGGGGTGCGCGCGTGA
- a CDS encoding bacteriophage holin, with product MYYLATALSAFGVVFFAVIVAKIRARLRGLRSQAGRTSARMKDRIGLIRARSAALKVALAQRRTRNS from the coding sequence GTGTACTACCTGGCTACCGCACTGTCGGCTTTCGGAGTGGTGTTCTTCGCGGTCATCGTGGCCAAAATACGTGCACGACTGCGTGGCCTGCGGTCTCAAGCCGGGCGCACGTCCGCGCGGATGAAGGATCGGATCGGCTTGATTCGCGCGCGGTCGGCCGCTCTCAAGGTGGCACTCGCCCAACGTCGGACCCGTAACTCTTGA
- a CDS encoding WD40/YVTN/BNR-like repeat-containing protein — MKSLLLAAALVVAVVFSGVAPATAGHEPTWQLKPTGVTAQFRGLSAVDHRVAWVAGSEGTVLRTTDGGASWASVGPPDTSTLEFRDVEAFDARTAVVLSIGPGAASRIYRTSDGGKTWALTFQNAEPAAFYDCVAFFDRFRGLAMSDPVDGKFRVQLTRDGGRTWRQVPEENFPPALPGEAGFAASGQCVATAGRSDAWIATGGGAKARVLHSDDGGRHWTASDTPLFSSVSAGVFAVAFRTPDQGLAIGGDYANPTGRVANLALSRDGGERWKAVESGPVGYRSGVAWHRGSVIAVGPKGSDVSRDGGRTWRSIDSGSFDTVDCADVCWASGEKGRVAVLTRG, encoded by the coding sequence ATGAAGAGCCTTCTCCTCGCCGCGGCCCTGGTGGTCGCGGTCGTGTTCTCCGGGGTCGCACCCGCCACCGCGGGCCATGAACCGACCTGGCAGCTCAAGCCCACCGGCGTGACCGCCCAGTTCCGCGGCCTGTCCGCCGTGGACCACCGCGTCGCGTGGGTCGCGGGCAGCGAGGGCACGGTCCTGCGCACCACCGACGGCGGCGCCTCCTGGGCGTCGGTCGGCCCGCCCGACACGTCGACCCTGGAGTTCCGCGACGTCGAGGCGTTCGACGCGCGCACCGCCGTGGTGCTGTCGATCGGTCCGGGTGCCGCCTCGCGGATCTACCGGACGTCCGACGGCGGGAAGACCTGGGCGCTGACCTTCCAGAACGCCGAGCCGGCCGCGTTCTACGACTGCGTCGCGTTCTTCGACCGCTTCCGGGGCCTGGCGATGAGCGATCCGGTCGACGGGAAGTTCCGCGTCCAGCTCACGCGTGACGGCGGGCGCACGTGGCGGCAGGTGCCCGAGGAGAACTTCCCGCCCGCGCTGCCCGGCGAGGCCGGGTTCGCCGCGAGCGGCCAGTGCGTGGCCACGGCGGGTCGGTCCGACGCGTGGATCGCCACGGGCGGCGGCGCGAAGGCGCGCGTCCTGCACTCGGACGACGGCGGCCGGCACTGGACCGCGTCCGACACGCCCCTGTTCAGCTCGGTCTCGGCGGGTGTGTTCGCGGTGGCGTTCCGCACGCCCGATCAGGGTCTGGCCATCGGCGGCGACTACGCGAACCCGACCGGGCGGGTGGCCAACCTGGCGCTGAGCCGGGACGGCGGCGAGCGCTGGAAGGCTGTGGAGTCCGGGCCGGTCGGCTACCGGTCGGGGGTGGCGTGGCACCGCGGGTCGGTGATCGCGGTCGGGCCGAAGGGCAGCGACGTGAGCCGTGACGGCGGGCGGACGTGGCGGTCGATCGACTCCGGCAGCTTCGACACCGTGGACTGCGCGGACGTGTGCTGGGCGTCCGGTGAGAAGGGCCGGGTCGCGGTCCTGACCAGGGGCTGA
- a CDS encoding DEAD/DEAH box helicase, translating to MSSASRSPADAYSDARRRQSRPHLAEFLSVLSFELDPFQQRACEALADGHGVLVCAPTGAGKTIVGEFAVHLALSEGRKCFYTTPIKALSNQKFTDLVARYGADKVGLLTGDTSVNGGAPVVVMTTEVLRNMLYAGSSTLDSLAYVVMDEIHYLADRFRGPVWEEVILHLPESVRLVGLSATVSNAEEFGEWLVEVRGDTTVVVDEHRPVPLWQHMLAGNRLLDLFAGETPDGSTRINPQLLRHTDDLQRYHVPWSRGRGPRNGGRPPRGSGFKPPSRVDIVQRLDQAGLLPAIDFVFSRAGCDAAVAQCVRSGLRLNSADEVEEIREVIESKTRDLPQADLMVLGYWEWREALERGIASHHAGLLPAFKETVEELFVRGLVKVVFATETLALGINMPARTVVLEKLVKYNGEAHVDLTPGEYTQLTGRAGRRGIDVEGHAVVLWQPGVDPKAVGGLASTRTYPLRSSFRPGYNMAVNLVHRLGAAAARDLLEQSFAQFQADRSVVGVARRIERNREALGGYAEAMSCHLGDFPEYASLRRRIGDREKALSRQNTSATRAETASSLEKLRKGDLIAVPSGRRTGLAVVIDPGLTPLGEARPLVVTEDRWSGRLSAADFPVPVEVLGRLRLPRQVDVRSPRSRRDLASAVRDSGVVAPRTVRRRSNPDDDAELATLRRALRAHPCHGCEKREDHARWGERYHRLLGETEQLERKVAATTHSLAREFDRIRGLLRERGYLHAAESGPGGEVTEHGLRLTRLYSESDLLAAECLRHGVWQGLDPAELAAVVSALVYEARRDGPVESRLPPGRVADAMTATARLWAELEEDERRHRLDRTRQPDPGFAWPVFRWARGESLEKVLSSAEEYGTELGAGDFVRWCRQVIDFLDQIRDVGGSGDPVGAVARKAVEALRRGVVAMATV from the coding sequence GTGTCAAGCGCTTCGCGGTCCCCGGCCGACGCCTACTCGGACGCCCGCCGTCGGCAGTCCCGGCCCCACCTCGCCGAGTTCCTCTCGGTGCTGTCCTTCGAACTCGACCCGTTCCAGCAGCGCGCGTGCGAGGCGCTGGCGGACGGGCACGGCGTGCTCGTGTGCGCGCCGACCGGCGCGGGCAAGACCATCGTCGGCGAGTTCGCCGTCCACCTGGCTCTTTCGGAGGGACGCAAGTGCTTCTACACCACGCCGATCAAGGCGCTGTCGAACCAGAAGTTCACCGACCTGGTCGCGCGCTACGGGGCTGACAAGGTCGGCCTGCTGACCGGCGACACGTCGGTCAACGGCGGCGCGCCGGTCGTGGTCATGACCACCGAGGTGCTGCGCAACATGCTGTACGCGGGCTCGTCCACGCTGGACAGCCTGGCGTACGTGGTGATGGACGAGATCCACTACCTGGCGGACCGGTTCCGCGGCCCGGTGTGGGAGGAGGTCATCCTCCACCTGCCGGAGTCCGTGCGGCTGGTCGGCCTGTCCGCGACGGTCAGCAACGCCGAGGAGTTCGGCGAGTGGCTGGTCGAGGTGCGCGGCGACACGACCGTGGTGGTGGACGAGCACCGACCGGTGCCGCTGTGGCAGCACATGCTGGCGGGCAACCGGCTGCTGGACCTGTTCGCGGGCGAGACGCCGGACGGGTCGACCCGGATCAACCCGCAGTTGCTGCGGCACACCGACGACCTCCAGCGCTACCACGTGCCGTGGAGCCGGGGTCGGGGTCCGCGCAACGGCGGCCGTCCACCGCGCGGCTCCGGGTTCAAGCCGCCTTCGCGGGTGGACATCGTGCAGCGGCTGGACCAGGCGGGGCTGCTGCCGGCGATCGACTTCGTGTTCAGCCGGGCGGGGTGCGACGCGGCCGTGGCGCAGTGCGTGCGCTCCGGGCTGCGGTTGAACTCGGCGGACGAGGTGGAGGAGATCCGCGAGGTCATCGAGTCCAAGACCCGGGACCTGCCGCAGGCGGACCTGATGGTGTTGGGCTACTGGGAGTGGCGGGAGGCCCTCGAGCGGGGTATCGCGAGTCACCACGCGGGTCTGCTGCCGGCGTTCAAGGAGACCGTGGAGGAGTTGTTCGTCCGGGGTCTGGTGAAGGTCGTGTTCGCGACCGAGACGTTGGCCCTGGGCATCAACATGCCGGCGCGCACGGTCGTGCTGGAGAAGCTGGTCAAGTACAACGGCGAGGCGCACGTCGACCTCACGCCGGGCGAGTACACGCAGTTGACGGGTCGGGCCGGGCGGCGGGGGATCGACGTCGAGGGTCACGCCGTGGTGCTGTGGCAGCCGGGCGTGGACCCGAAGGCGGTCGGCGGGTTGGCGTCGACGCGCACGTACCCGCTGCGGTCGTCGTTCCGGCCGGGCTACAACATGGCGGTCAACCTGGTGCACCGGTTGGGCGCGGCGGCGGCGCGGGACCTGTTGGAGCAGTCGTTCGCGCAGTTCCAGGCGGACCGCTCGGTGGTGGGCGTGGCGCGGCGGATCGAGCGCAACCGGGAGGCGTTGGGCGGGTACGCCGAGGCGATGTCGTGCCACCTGGGCGATTTTCCCGAGTACGCGTCGTTGCGGCGGCGGATCGGGGACCGCGAGAAGGCGTTGTCGCGGCAGAACACGTCGGCGACGCGGGCGGAGACGGCGTCGTCGTTGGAGAAGCTGCGCAAGGGCGACCTGATCGCGGTGCCGTCGGGCCGGCGGACGGGGTTGGCGGTGGTGATCGACCCGGGGTTGACGCCGTTGGGCGAGGCCAGGCCGTTGGTGGTGACCGAGGACCGGTGGTCGGGTCGGTTGTCGGCGGCGGACTTCCCGGTGCCGGTGGAGGTGTTGGGGCGGTTGCGGTTGCCGCGTCAGGTGGACGTGCGGTCGCCCCGGTCGCGGCGTGATCTGGCGTCCGCGGTGCGGGATTCGGGGGTGGTGGCGCCGCGGACGGTGCGGCGTCGGTCCAACCCGGACGACGACGCGGAGCTGGCGACGTTGCGGCGGGCGTTGCGGGCGCACCCGTGCCATGGGTGCGAGAAGCGCGAGGACCACGCGCGGTGGGGCGAGCGGTACCACCGGTTGCTGGGCGAGACCGAGCAGTTGGAGCGGAAGGTCGCGGCGACGACGCACTCGTTGGCCCGGGAGTTCGACCGCATCCGGGGTCTGTTGCGGGAGCGCGGCTACCTGCACGCCGCGGAGTCGGGTCCGGGCGGCGAGGTCACGGAGCACGGACTGCGGTTGACGCGGTTGTACAGCGAGTCGGACCTGTTGGCCGCGGAGTGCCTGCGGCACGGGGTGTGGCAGGGGTTGGACCCGGCCGAGTTGGCGGCGGTCGTGTCGGCGCTGGTGTACGAGGCGCGGCGGGACGGGCCGGTGGAGTCGCGGTTGCCGCCGGGCCGGGTGGCGGACGCGATGACGGCGACGGCGCGGTTGTGGGCCGAGTTGGAGGAGGACGAGCGGCGGCACCGGTTGGACCGGACGCGGCAGCCGGATCCGGGTTTCGCGTGGCCGGTGTTCCGGTGGGCGCGGGGCGAGTCGTTGGAGAAGGTGTTGTCGTCGGCGGAGGAGTACGGCACGGAGTTGGGCGCCGGTGATTTCGTGCGCTGGTGCCGGCAGGTGATCGACTTCCTGGACCAGATCCGGGACGTGGGCGGGAGCGGTGATCCGGTGGGCGCGGTGGCCCGTAAGGCGGTCGAGGCGTTGCGCCGGGGAGTCGTGGCCATGGCCACCGTTTGA
- a CDS encoding helix-turn-helix transcriptional regulator: MNNSSANERLPRLLALVPYLLARPGIPVEEAAADFEVTPRQLRKDLELLWMCGLPGYGPGDLIDLSFEGDTITVVFDAGMSRPLRLTAAEATALLVALRALGETPGIADQAAVRRAVAKIEAAVGKAQPAGVAVGLGLREAPETTPVRDAVSDGVRRGRALRLRYYTPSRDEITDRVVDPMRMLLVDGRNYLEAWCRTADDVRLFRLDRIDRVVVLDEAATPPSHATPTDTSEGLFQPDSSQRTAVLVLEPDGRWIAEYYPVEDVTELGEGRMRVRMRYADTAWMVRLLLGHGGEVSVERPAELVAAVTRQAEAALRRADHLPATGPQGG; encoded by the coding sequence GTGAACAACTCGTCGGCCAACGAGCGGCTGCCACGCCTGCTCGCCCTGGTGCCCTACCTGCTGGCCCGGCCCGGCATCCCGGTCGAGGAGGCGGCGGCGGACTTCGAGGTCACCCCGCGCCAACTGCGCAAGGACCTCGAACTGCTGTGGATGTGCGGCCTGCCCGGCTACGGTCCCGGCGACCTGATCGACCTGTCCTTCGAGGGCGACACGATCACGGTCGTCTTCGACGCGGGCATGAGCCGGCCGTTGCGGCTCACCGCCGCCGAGGCGACCGCGCTGCTGGTCGCGTTGCGCGCGCTCGGCGAGACGCCCGGCATCGCCGACCAGGCCGCCGTGCGCCGGGCCGTGGCCAAGATCGAGGCCGCGGTCGGCAAGGCCCAGCCCGCCGGCGTCGCGGTCGGCCTGGGCCTGCGGGAGGCACCGGAGACCACGCCCGTGCGCGACGCGGTGTCGGACGGGGTGAGACGCGGTCGCGCGCTGCGACTTCGGTACTACACACCGTCGCGCGACGAGATCACCGACCGGGTCGTGGACCCGATGCGGATGCTGCTGGTCGACGGGCGCAACTACCTGGAGGCGTGGTGCCGGACGGCCGACGACGTGCGGCTGTTCAGACTGGACCGGATCGACCGGGTGGTCGTGCTCGACGAGGCCGCCACGCCGCCATCCCACGCGACCCCGACTGATACGTCGGAGGGGTTGTTCCAGCCGGACTCGTCCCAGCGGACCGCCGTGCTCGTCCTGGAGCCGGACGGCCGCTGGATCGCCGAGTACTACCCGGTGGAGGACGTGACCGAGCTGGGAGAAGGCCGCATGCGGGTGCGGATGCGGTACGCCGACACCGCGTGGATGGTCCGCCTGCTTCTGGGCCACGGGGGCGAGGTGTCCGTGGAACGACCGGCCGAGCTGGTGGCCGCGGTGACCCGTCAAGCCGAAGCCGCATTGCGCCGGGCGGATCACCTTCCGGCAACCGGACCGCAGGGAGGGTGA
- a CDS encoding SRPBCC family protein, which translates to MSETLTLRIRTTASPERVHQALTTAADLEAWLAEHASAAPFGFWGRYTPEGDAPHQEVVHVDARTLRFTWKVGGETTDVAFSLTPWESGTLITLEQSHFPGWESAVAEDSVLGHLYTYWTLGLANLVDHVEGRQVANRIDFTSAEMRGTVHIAAEPEVVARSLVDAESYERWFGARIDIEAWVGGRVAMGGLDANPHPATVLVYEPGKRMDVDWHGMVSGWELEGTDGGTRLTFVQSGFDPANPPYSAWGGWLAGVVELRRFHELADWRPMWLAPDVPGLPEGILSR; encoded by the coding sequence ATGAGTGAGACCCTGACCCTGCGCATCCGCACCACCGCGTCGCCGGAGCGCGTGCACCAGGCGCTGACCACCGCCGCCGACCTGGAGGCCTGGCTGGCCGAGCACGCCTCCGCCGCGCCGTTCGGCTTCTGGGGTCGCTACACGCCCGAAGGCGACGCGCCGCACCAGGAGGTCGTGCACGTCGACGCCCGCACGCTGCGGTTCACGTGGAAGGTCGGCGGCGAGACGACCGACGTCGCGTTCTCCCTGACGCCGTGGGAGTCCGGCACGCTGATCACCCTGGAGCAGAGCCACTTCCCGGGCTGGGAGTCGGCCGTGGCCGAGGACTCGGTGCTCGGCCACCTCTACACCTACTGGACGCTCGGCCTGGCCAACCTCGTCGACCACGTCGAGGGTCGCCAGGTGGCCAACCGGATCGACTTCACCTCGGCCGAGATGCGGGGCACGGTCCACATCGCCGCCGAGCCCGAGGTCGTGGCTCGGTCGCTGGTCGACGCGGAGAGCTACGAGCGCTGGTTCGGCGCGCGCATCGACATCGAGGCGTGGGTCGGCGGCCGGGTCGCGATGGGCGGCCTCGACGCCAACCCGCACCCGGCCACGGTGCTGGTGTACGAGCCCGGCAAGCGGATGGACGTCGACTGGCACGGCATGGTGTCGGGCTGGGAGCTGGAGGGCACCGACGGCGGCACGCGACTGACGTTCGTGCAGAGCGGCTTCGACCCGGCGAACCCGCCGTACAGCGCGTGGGGCGGCTGGCTGGCCGGCGTCGTGGAGCTGCGCCGGTTCCACGAGCTGGCGGACTGGCGGCCGATGTGGCTCGCGCCCGACGTCCCCGGCCTGCCCGAGGGCATCCTCTCGCGCTGA
- a CDS encoding winged helix-turn-helix domain-containing protein has translation MRDVIYLERIEQAEALLKPQRIEVLRQLAQPRSCTEVATVLDQTPQRVYYHVKRLVEAGLATQVDARRVRGVTEGVYQAAARSYWLSPGLVGRLGPDRVRDELSLGHLLDLAERVQSDIAALDRTRPELPSLGVSGEIRVRPEARAEFFAELRSTLQDLFSRYGAPEGDAFRLVVACYPKDESDE, from the coding sequence ATGAGGGACGTCATCTACCTGGAGCGGATCGAGCAGGCCGAGGCACTGCTGAAGCCACAGCGCATCGAAGTGCTGCGGCAACTGGCACAGCCGAGGTCGTGCACCGAGGTCGCGACCGTGCTCGACCAGACCCCGCAGCGGGTCTACTACCACGTGAAACGCCTGGTGGAAGCCGGGTTGGCGACCCAGGTCGACGCCCGGCGGGTGCGCGGCGTGACCGAGGGCGTCTACCAGGCGGCGGCCCGGTCGTACTGGCTCTCGCCCGGACTGGTCGGCCGACTGGGACCGGACCGGGTCCGCGACGAGTTGAGCCTGGGACACCTGCTCGACCTGGCCGAGCGGGTCCAGTCCGACATCGCGGCCCTGGACCGCACCCGGCCGGAACTGCCGTCGCTGGGGGTGTCGGGGGAGATCAGGGTGCGTCCCGAGGCGCGCGCCGAGTTCTTCGCCGAGTTGAGATCGACGTTGCAAGACCTGTTCAGCCGTTACGGCGCCCCGGAAGGCGACGCCTTCCGCCTGGTCGTCGCCTGCTACCCGAAGGACGAGTCCGATGAGTGA
- the tatA gene encoding Sec-independent protein translocase subunit TatA, producing MNMPGATELIIIAVVLILLFGAKKLPDMARSIGRSAKILKAETKGLRDGDDQTQPASHPPVQVQQLPAAQPQVAQQPPVVPQAQVAQPIEQSAQNLHNKQH from the coding sequence ATGAACATGCCCGGAGCCACTGAGTTGATCATCATTGCGGTGGTGCTCATCCTGCTGTTCGGCGCGAAGAAGCTCCCTGACATGGCTCGCTCGATCGGCCGCTCGGCGAAGATCCTGAAGGCCGAGACCAAGGGTCTGCGTGATGGGGATGACCAGACGCAGCCCGCTTCACATCCGCCGGTCCAGGTCCAGCAGCTTCCGGCGGCGCAGCCGCAGGTCGCCCAGCAGCCCCCGGTCGTGCCGCAGGCGCAGGTCGCGCAGCCCATCGAGCAGAGCGCGCAGAACCTGCACAACAAGCAGCACTGA